A window of Actinobacillus suis ATCC 33415 contains these coding sequences:
- the pal gene encoding peptidoglycan-associated lipoprotein Pal has translation MKKLAKVLMIAAPAFVLAACSSSSDNANANANANAGQFGGMTAEDLQTRYNTVYFGFDSYAVEGEYQQLLDAHAAYLTSANGKVTVAGHADERGTPEYNIALGQRRADAVKNYLATKGANQVSTVSYGEEKPAVLGHTEADYAKNRRAVLEY, from the coding sequence ATGAAAAAACTAGCTAAAGTATTGATGATTGCGGCACCAGCATTCGTATTAGCAGCTTGCAGCAGCTCATCAGACAACGCTAACGCAAATGCTAACGCAAACGCAGGTCAATTCGGCGGTATGACTGCTGAAGACTTACAAACTCGTTACAACACTGTATACTTCGGTTTCGACAGCTATGCAGTTGAAGGTGAGTACCAACAACTTTTAGATGCACACGCTGCATACTTAACATCAGCAAACGGTAAAGTAACAGTTGCTGGTCACGCTGACGAACGTGGTACTCCAGAGTACAACATCGCGTTAGGTCAACGTCGTGCAGACGCAGTTAAAAACTACTTAGCAACTAAAGGTGCTAACCAAGTTTCAACTGTTTCTTACGGTGAAGAAAAACCAGCTGTGTTAGGTCACACTGAAGCTGACTACGCTAAAAACCGTCGTGCAGTATTAGAATACTAA
- a CDS encoding DUF5339 domain-containing protein has translation MLKKVLISTFASLVLAFTSQVAMAGVKTSSLSMAKPSVNQKLPTQCQRMFSVADKLVSDAEKQPGTHTQVAKMKSKLSSTRQQILKMETEMQQKSCNKGLTALNTLKQKH, from the coding sequence ATGTTAAAAAAAGTTCTCATTTCAACTTTTGCTAGCTTAGTACTGGCATTCACATCACAAGTCGCGATGGCAGGAGTGAAAACCTCTTCACTTTCTATGGCAAAACCTTCTGTAAACCAAAAATTGCCAACGCAATGTCAAAGAATGTTTAGCGTTGCAGATAAGCTTGTTTCGGATGCAGAAAAACAACCTGGTACACATACCCAAGTTGCTAAAATGAAAAGTAAGTTATCTTCTACAAGGCAACAAATTTTAAAAATGGAAACTGAGATGCAACAAAAAAGTTGTAATAAAGGTTTAACCGCTTTAAACACACTGAAACAGAAACATTAA
- the groL gene encoding chaperonin GroEL (60 kDa chaperone family; promotes refolding of misfolded polypeptides especially under stressful conditions; forms two stacked rings of heptamers to form a barrel-shaped 14mer; ends can be capped by GroES; misfolded proteins enter the barrel where they are refolded when GroES binds), whose amino-acid sequence MAAKDVKFGNDARVKMLKGVNILADAVKVTLGPKGRNVVLDKAYGAPTITKDGVSVAREIELEDKFENMGAQMVKEVASKANDAAGDGTTTATVLAQAIVNEGLKAVAAGMNPMDLKRGIDKAVVAVVEELKAISKPCETSKEIEQVGTISANSDETVGKLIAQAMEKVGKEGVITVEDGTGLDDALDVVEGMQFDRGYLSPYFINKPEAGTVELENPYIILVDKKISNIREILPVLEAVAKAGKPLLIVAEDIEGEALATLVVNTMRGIVKVAAVKAPGFGDRRKAMLQDIAILTAGTVISEEIGMELEKATLEELGQAKRVVITKDNTTIIDGIGDEAQIKARVAQIRQQIEDSTSDYDKEKLQERVAKLAGGVAVIKVGAATEVAMKEKKDRVDDALHATRAAVEEGIVPGGGVALVRAASKVAATLTGDNEEQNVGIKLALRAMEAPLRRIVTNAGEEASVVARNVKDGNGNYGYNAGTEQYGDMLEMGILDPTKVTRSALQFAASIAGLMITTECMITDLPKDEKLDPAAAMGGMGGMGGMM is encoded by the coding sequence ATGGCAGCAAAAGACGTTAAATTCGGTAATGACGCACGTGTAAAAATGCTTAAAGGCGTGAATATTTTAGCGGATGCGGTAAAAGTAACTTTAGGTCCTAAAGGCCGTAATGTTGTGTTAGATAAAGCATACGGTGCGCCGACAATCACTAAAGACGGTGTGTCAGTAGCACGTGAGATCGAATTAGAAGATAAATTCGAAAATATGGGCGCACAAATGGTAAAAGAAGTGGCGTCAAAAGCGAACGATGCGGCTGGTGACGGCACGACAACCGCGACTGTTCTTGCGCAAGCAATCGTAAACGAAGGCTTAAAAGCAGTAGCGGCAGGTATGAACCCGATGGATTTAAAACGTGGTATCGATAAAGCGGTCGTTGCTGTAGTAGAAGAATTAAAAGCGATTTCTAAACCGTGCGAAACTTCAAAAGAGATTGAGCAAGTCGGTACGATTTCAGCAAACTCTGATGAAACCGTGGGTAAATTAATTGCGCAAGCAATGGAAAAAGTGGGTAAAGAAGGTGTTATCACTGTTGAAGACGGTACAGGTTTAGATGATGCATTAGATGTGGTAGAAGGTATGCAATTTGACCGTGGTTACCTTTCTCCATACTTCATCAACAAACCGGAAGCAGGTACGGTTGAATTAGAAAACCCATATATCATTTTAGTTGATAAAAAAATCAGCAACATTCGTGAAATTTTACCGGTATTAGAAGCAGTAGCAAAAGCAGGTAAACCGTTATTAATTGTTGCAGAAGATATCGAAGGCGAAGCGTTAGCAACATTAGTTGTAAATACAATGCGTGGTATCGTGAAAGTGGCTGCGGTAAAAGCACCGGGCTTTGGCGATCGCCGTAAAGCAATGTTACAAGATATTGCAATCTTAACAGCAGGTACCGTGATTTCAGAAGAAATTGGTATGGAACTTGAGAAAGCGACACTTGAAGAATTAGGTCAAGCAAAACGTGTAGTAATTACAAAAGATAACACGACTATTATTGACGGTATCGGTGACGAAGCACAAATCAAAGCACGTGTAGCACAAATTCGCCAACAAATTGAAGATTCAACATCAGATTATGATAAAGAAAAACTTCAAGAGCGTGTAGCGAAATTAGCTGGCGGTGTTGCGGTAATCAAAGTAGGTGCGGCAACTGAAGTAGCGATGAAAGAGAAAAAAGACCGTGTGGATGATGCGTTACACGCAACTCGTGCGGCAGTTGAAGAAGGTATCGTACCGGGAGGCGGTGTTGCGTTAGTGCGTGCGGCTTCTAAAGTAGCAGCAACCTTAACAGGTGATAACGAAGAACAAAATGTTGGTATCAAACTTGCGCTTCGTGCGATGGAAGCGCCACTTCGCCGAATCGTGACTAACGCAGGTGAAGAAGCGTCAGTTGTGGCTCGTAATGTGAAAGACGGTAACGGTAACTATGGTTATAATGCCGGTACGGAACAGTATGGCGATATGCTTGAGATGGGTATCTTAGATCCAACTAAAGTAACTCGTTCTGCATTACAATTCGCAGCATCAATCGCAGGTTTAATGATTACTACAGAATGTATGATCACAGATTTACCGAAAGATGAAAAATTAGATCCGGCTGCGGCAATGGGCGGCATGGGTGGTATGGGCGGAATGATGTAA
- the tolQ gene encoding protein TolQ, translated as METDFNLVSLFMQASIVVKIVILILITFSILSWAVIIQRSRVLTAAKKDALAFENKFWSGEDLHRLHEGLENRRDGLSGSEQIFYAGFKEYMRLQQVNADAPEATMKGSSRAMNLALNREIENLESYIPFLGTVGSISPYIGLFGTVWGIMHSFMGLSAVKQATLQSVAPGIAEALIATAIGLFAAIPAVMAYNRLSLRVNKLEQDYANFIDEFTTILHRQAFSKK; from the coding sequence ATGGAAACTGATTTTAACCTTGTTTCGCTGTTTATGCAGGCAAGTATTGTGGTTAAGATTGTTATTTTAATCTTAATTACATTTTCAATTTTATCTTGGGCTGTCATTATTCAACGTAGTCGCGTTTTAACGGCAGCAAAGAAAGATGCGTTAGCGTTTGAAAATAAATTCTGGTCAGGTGAAGATTTACACCGCTTACATGAAGGTTTAGAAAATCGTCGTGACGGTTTAAGCGGTTCAGAGCAAATTTTCTATGCTGGTTTTAAAGAGTATATGCGTTTACAGCAAGTAAATGCGGATGCGCCAGAAGCTACTATGAAAGGCTCTAGCCGTGCAATGAATTTAGCGCTAAACCGTGAAATTGAGAATCTAGAAAGTTACATTCCATTTTTAGGCACGGTAGGTTCAATTAGTCCTTATATCGGTTTATTTGGTACGGTATGGGGGATTATGCACTCATTTATGGGCTTAAGTGCAGTGAAACAAGCAACCTTACAATCAGTTGCTCCGGGTATCGCAGAAGCACTTATTGCAACAGCTATTGGCTTATTTGCAGCAATTCCGGCGGTAATGGCATACAATCGTTTAAGTTTACGTGTAAATAAATTAGAACAAGATTACGCTAACTTTATTGATGAATTTACAACCATTTTACATCGCCAAGCGTTTTCTAAAAAATAA
- a CDS encoding cytochrome ubiquinol oxidase subunit I, which produces MLDVVELSRLQFALTALYHFLFVPLTLGLSFVLVVMETLYVTTGKEVYKDMTKFWGKLFGINFALGVTTGITMEFQFGMNWSYYSHYVGDIFGAPLAIEGLMAFFLESTFIGLFFFGWDRLSKGKHLLATYAVAFGSNFSALWILVANGWMQNPVGSEFNFETMRMELVSFSDLVLNPVTQSKFLHTVTAGYTCGAVFVLGISAYYILKGQDLGFAKRSFSVGASFGLMAILAVLIMGDESGYEIGKAQPTKLAAMEGEFETQPAPAAWNAFVIPNTAEMKNEFSIHIPYMAGIIATRSFDTEIKGLKDIRAINEQRVRTGIQAYALLEKLRAGNYTAEEKEAFKAVQKDLGFGLLLKQYTPNVVDATEEQIQKAAASTIPNVGPTFWAFRAMMVSGGLMLLLIGFAFFQNLRGTVGKNRLFLRAMLWGIPLPWIAIESGWFLAEYGRQPWAIYEVLPTGVSNSALTTTDLWISIGLLCGLYTIFLVVEMYLMFKYGRLGPSALKTGRYHFEQSTK; this is translated from the coding sequence ATGTTAGACGTTGTTGAACTCTCGCGTTTGCAGTTTGCTTTAACTGCACTCTATCACTTCTTATTTGTGCCGTTAACATTAGGTCTTTCTTTCGTTCTCGTTGTAATGGAAACACTTTATGTAACGACAGGAAAAGAAGTCTATAAAGATATGACTAAATTCTGGGGTAAGTTATTCGGTATTAACTTTGCCCTTGGCGTAACAACTGGTATTACAATGGAATTCCAGTTTGGTATGAACTGGTCATATTATTCTCACTATGTGGGCGATATCTTTGGTGCTCCATTAGCAATTGAAGGCTTAATGGCGTTCTTCTTAGAGTCAACTTTCATTGGTTTATTCTTCTTCGGTTGGGATCGTTTATCAAAAGGTAAACACTTACTTGCGACTTATGCAGTTGCATTTGGTTCTAACTTCTCAGCGTTATGGATCCTTGTTGCGAATGGTTGGATGCAGAATCCGGTTGGTTCTGAATTTAACTTCGAAACAATGCGAATGGAACTTGTGAGTTTCTCTGATCTCGTATTAAATCCAGTAACACAATCTAAATTCTTACATACGGTAACAGCAGGTTATACTTGTGGTGCAGTATTTGTATTAGGTATTAGTGCTTACTATATTTTAAAAGGTCAGGATCTCGGTTTTGCAAAACGTTCATTCTCAGTAGGTGCAAGCTTTGGTTTAATGGCGATTCTTGCTGTATTAATTATGGGCGATGAATCAGGTTACGAAATCGGTAAAGCACAACCTACTAAATTAGCCGCAATGGAAGGTGAGTTTGAAACTCAACCTGCTCCGGCAGCATGGAATGCATTCGTAATTCCTAATACCGCTGAAATGAAAAATGAATTCTCAATTCATATTCCATATATGGCAGGTATTATTGCAACACGTTCTTTTGATACTGAAATTAAAGGTTTAAAAGATATTCGTGCAATCAATGAACAACGTGTTCGTACCGGTATTCAAGCATATGCGTTACTCGAAAAATTACGTGCGGGTAACTATACTGCAGAAGAAAAAGAAGCATTCAAAGCAGTACAAAAAGACTTAGGCTTCGGCTTATTACTCAAACAATATACGCCGAATGTAGTTGATGCGACTGAAGAACAAATCCAAAAAGCGGCAGCAAGTACCATTCCTAATGTTGGCCCAACATTCTGGGCATTCCGTGCAATGATGGTTTCTGGTGGTTTAATGCTCCTATTAATTGGCTTCGCATTCTTCCAAAACTTACGTGGTACCGTTGGTAAAAACCGTTTATTCTTAAGAGCAATGTTATGGGGTATTCCTCTTCCGTGGATTGCAATTGAGTCTGGTTGGTTCTTGGCGGAATATGGTCGTCAACCATGGGCAATTTATGAAGTATTGCCGACAGGCGTATCTAATTCGGCATTAACGACGACAGATCTTTGGATCTCAATCGGTTTACTTTGCGGCTTATATACTATCTTCCTCGTGGTTGAGATGTATTTAATGTTTAAATATGGAAGACTTGGTCCAAGCGCATTAAAGACGGGTCGTTATCATTTTGAACAATCTACAAAATAA
- the ybgE gene encoding cyd operon protein YbgE, with protein sequence MIHSLYNLTRKGWLKALSFILAGVLFAMILLNANLFAQHFGGHIPYLAILAFYGMAILWIHGIGFEIESAIWRLTFLPILGYIIVIGSLSYLISLR encoded by the coding sequence ATGATTCATTCGCTCTATAATTTAACAAGAAAGGGCTGGCTAAAGGCCCTTTCTTTTATTCTTGCAGGTGTACTATTTGCAATGATATTGCTGAATGCGAATCTATTTGCTCAGCATTTTGGCGGACATATTCCTTATTTAGCAATTTTAGCCTTCTATGGTATGGCGATTTTATGGATTCATGGAATCGGTTTTGAAATTGAGAGTGCGATCTGGCGTTTAACCTTTTTACCTATACTAGGCTATATCATTGTGATCGGTTCTCTGAGTTATTTAATTTCATTAAGATAG
- the tolR gene encoding colicin uptake protein TolR translates to MSYRRKRNDIKSEINIVPFLDVLLVLLLIFMATAPVISQSVEVNLPEDKHSQSVSNEDKTPVILQVADVGLYKLKIDGNFVQGSNGLEELGEQEVVAYAGEAFQKDPNTLFLVAAEKNIPYEEVIKGIVLLKDAGIKNAGLMTQGK, encoded by the coding sequence ATGTCTTACCGTCGTAAACGTAATGACATTAAATCTGAAATCAATATCGTACCATTTTTGGACGTATTGCTTGTACTATTACTTATCTTCATGGCAACCGCACCGGTAATCAGTCAAAGCGTTGAGGTTAATTTACCAGAAGATAAACATAGTCAGTCGGTATCTAATGAAGATAAAACTCCGGTCATTTTACAAGTTGCGGATGTTGGTTTATATAAATTAAAAATTGACGGAAACTTTGTACAAGGGAGCAATGGGCTAGAAGAACTAGGCGAGCAAGAAGTTGTTGCGTATGCGGGAGAAGCATTCCAAAAAGATCCGAATACGCTTTTCCTTGTTGCAGCAGAAAAAAATATTCCTTACGAAGAAGTTATTAAAGGGATTGTTCTTTTAAAAGATGCAGGTATTAAAAATGCTGGGTTAATGACCCAAGGCAAATAG
- the tolB gene encoding Tol-Pal system beta propeller repeat protein TolB, with amino-acid sequence MKLKSRLTSVISVIALFFSNVVTAESDVVISVDEGVSMAQPIAVVPFKANGAVPADVGQIIADDLRNSGKFTPVERSRLPAQPGSVAEVDSQQWTDIGVDSVVVGQVTPTGSGYNVAYQLVDTLSNPAAVLAQGSFNVPAAQIRQGAHTVSDQVFEKITQIRGAFRTKIAYVVQRGVSSYELRVSDYDGYNAFTVVKSREPLMSPEWSPDGSRLAYVTFENKKAQVVVHDLRSGSRRIVAALRGHNGAPAFSPDGSRIAFASNQDGELDIYVVGANGGKPSKLTANAGNNTEPSWSPDGSTIYFTSDRAGSPQVYRMSSSGGGASPMGGSGSYNAKVSSDGKNLIMIAGDKVVKRDLASGGTEVLSSTFLDESPSISPNGIMVIYSSTKGTSKVLQLVSADGRFKANLPGAGGQFKFPAWSPYLTK; translated from the coding sequence ATGAAATTAAAATCTCGTTTAACGAGTGTTATCAGCGTCATCGCTCTCTTTTTCAGCAATGTAGTAACAGCTGAATCAGATGTTGTGATTTCTGTTGATGAAGGTGTAAGTATGGCACAACCTATTGCGGTTGTTCCGTTTAAGGCAAATGGTGCTGTACCGGCGGATGTCGGACAAATTATTGCAGACGACTTACGTAATAGTGGTAAGTTTACGCCGGTAGAACGTTCTAGATTACCGGCTCAGCCAGGCTCGGTAGCAGAAGTAGATTCACAACAATGGACCGATATCGGTGTAGATTCTGTAGTTGTAGGACAAGTGACCCCAACAGGTAGTGGCTATAATGTTGCTTATCAGTTAGTTGATACGTTAAGTAATCCTGCGGCAGTATTAGCTCAGGGTTCATTTAATGTACCTGCAGCACAAATTCGCCAAGGTGCGCATACGGTAAGTGACCAAGTGTTTGAAAAAATTACGCAAATTCGCGGTGCTTTCAGAACAAAAATTGCTTATGTCGTGCAACGTGGCGTATCATCTTATGAATTACGTGTTTCAGACTATGACGGTTATAATGCCTTTACCGTTGTAAAAAGTAGAGAGCCGTTAATGTCACCCGAATGGTCTCCAGACGGTAGTCGTTTAGCTTATGTGACATTTGAAAACAAAAAAGCACAAGTTGTTGTGCATGACCTACGTTCAGGTTCTCGCCGTATCGTAGCGGCATTACGTGGACACAACGGTGCACCAGCGTTCTCGCCGGATGGTTCTCGTATTGCATTCGCATCGAATCAAGATGGTGAGTTAGATATTTATGTTGTTGGTGCAAATGGTGGTAAACCATCAAAATTAACTGCAAATGCAGGTAATAATACAGAACCAAGTTGGTCTCCGGATGGAAGTACGATTTACTTCACTTCAGACCGAGCAGGTTCTCCACAAGTGTATAGAATGAGTTCATCAGGTGGTGGCGCAAGCCCAATGGGGGGAAGCGGTAGCTATAATGCTAAAGTTTCATCTGATGGTAAGAATTTAATCATGATTGCTGGTGATAAGGTTGTGAAACGCGATCTCGCTTCGGGTGGCACGGAAGTATTGAGTTCAACTTTCTTAGACGAGAGTCCAAGCATTTCGCCAAATGGTATTATGGTTATTTATAGCTCTACCAAAGGTACGAGCAAAGTGCTACAATTGGTGTCCGCAGATGGCCGTTTCAAAGCTAACTTGCCGGGAGCAGGTGGACAATTTAAGTTTCCTGCTTGGTCACCGTATTTGACTAAATAA
- the ybgC gene encoding tol-pal system-associated acyl-CoA thioesterase produces MNFPIRVYYEDTDAGGVVYHANYICFFERARTEYLRQVGFSQQKLLAGSFAFVVKKLEIDYKIPARLDDLLRVETVVTELKKATIVFQQQLWRDDICLSEAKVTVASVDLTKMKPVAIPDDIRQALQAV; encoded by the coding sequence ATGAATTTCCCGATTAGAGTTTATTATGAAGATACGGATGCCGGAGGCGTGGTTTACCATGCAAATTACATCTGTTTTTTTGAGCGTGCACGTACGGAGTATTTACGTCAAGTAGGTTTCTCTCAGCAAAAATTATTGGCCGGCTCATTTGCTTTTGTCGTAAAAAAATTAGAAATTGATTATAAAATTCCTGCTCGTTTAGATGATTTACTCAGAGTCGAAACAGTCGTGACTGAGTTAAAAAAAGCAACGATTGTATTTCAGCAACAGTTATGGCGTGATGATATTTGTTTAAGTGAAGCAAAAGTCACCGTTGCAAGTGTTGATTTAACCAAAATGAAGCCTGTGGCGATTCCTGATGATATACGTCAGGCACTACAAGCGGTCTAA
- the cydB gene encoding cytochrome d ubiquinol oxidase subunit II has product MIDYEILRFIWWILIVVLLIGFAITDGFDMGVLTLLPVIGKSNVERRVMINTIAPHWDGNQVWLLTAGGAIFAAWPTVYATSFSGFYLAMILVLAALFFRPVGFEYRAKVDSPKWRNAWDWGLFVGGFVPSLIFGVAFGNLLQGVPFEFNNLNQVVYTGSFFGLLNPFALLCGVVSLMMLTTQGATWLQMKTTGDLRNRARATAQVTAAIVLVAFVLAGVWLSFKDGFVITSDLDHNAQSFLTNKTVAVESAAWFRNFAEMPVLWVVPALAVLGALLTIFASKVNRSGLAFFSSSIMLVGVIVTAAVSMFPFIMPSISHPEMSLTVWDSTASQYTLTVMLVVACIFVPLVLAYTIWSYIKMYGRLDAKYLEDNKASAY; this is encoded by the coding sequence ATGATCGATTATGAAATTCTCCGCTTTATTTGGTGGATTCTGATTGTCGTATTGCTAATCGGCTTTGCGATTACAGACGGTTTTGATATGGGCGTATTAACATTATTACCTGTGATTGGTAAAAGCAATGTTGAGCGCCGAGTGATGATTAATACCATTGCTCCTCACTGGGACGGTAACCAAGTATGGTTATTAACAGCAGGTGGTGCGATCTTTGCGGCATGGCCTACCGTTTATGCAACATCATTCTCTGGTTTCTATTTAGCGATGATTCTAGTGCTAGCGGCGTTATTTTTCCGTCCGGTAGGTTTTGAATATCGTGCTAAAGTAGATAGCCCGAAATGGCGTAATGCTTGGGACTGGGGTTTATTTGTCGGTGGTTTTGTACCGTCATTAATTTTCGGTGTAGCGTTTGGTAACTTATTACAAGGCGTACCATTCGAATTTAATAACCTCAACCAAGTGGTATATACAGGTTCATTCTTCGGCTTATTAAATCCGTTCGCATTATTATGTGGCGTAGTAAGCTTAATGATGTTAACCACGCAAGGTGCGACATGGTTACAAATGAAAACAACAGGTGATTTACGTAACCGTGCGAGAGCAACCGCTCAAGTTACTGCGGCAATCGTATTAGTTGCGTTTGTATTAGCGGGTGTTTGGTTATCGTTTAAAGACGGTTTTGTAATCACAAGCGATTTAGACCACAATGCACAATCATTCTTAACTAATAAAACTGTTGCGGTTGAAAGTGCGGCATGGTTCAGAAATTTTGCTGAGATGCCGGTATTATGGGTCGTTCCTGCATTAGCGGTATTAGGTGCATTGTTAACGATTTTTGCTTCTAAAGTGAATCGTTCAGGCTTAGCATTCTTCTCATCATCAATTATGCTCGTTGGGGTTATTGTTACTGCAGCTGTATCTATGTTCCCATTCATTATGCCGTCAATTTCTCATCCAGAAATGAGTTTAACGGTTTGGGATTCAACAGCAAGCCAATATACATTAACAGTAATGTTAGTTGTTGCGTGTATCTTTGTGCCTTTAGTATTAGCTTATACTATTTGGTCATACATCAAGATGTATGGTCGCTTAGATGCTAAATACTTAGAAGATAACAAAGCAAGTGCATACTAA
- the tolA gene encoding cell envelope integrity protein TolA has protein sequence MKSKDDRLELAVIVSVLLHALLIGLLLLGSFFTKTTLEEAAGGSGGTGEEFEAVMVDTGQVAAEYGRLKSDKKGNAQPKVAEQEKPKPEEVVEEEPTPQEVAEEQAKEQQRVAMIEEQKKQEEQRQKAEQQRQQEIAKQEQLKKEQAEEATRKKAAEAARLKAEAEARNLEAAAKAAEEEKKAKEAQKKAEQLKKLEEQKQAEKEAKLKAEKEAKEKAEKEAKLKAEKEAKAKAEKEAKEKAEKEAKLKAEKEAKAKADKEAKAKAAVEAKAKADAAAKAAQAKNNKALDDFLSGGDIGGGSSKGGNKNTAGSQGNGNSKGIGDGRGVADTGYAQLIKKKLARTYRVDPSFSGRECQVKISIDPAGNITSHQVLSGPDDICRAAVAAITSARNVPRAPNEETYKKYKSPIIKFGLRVL, from the coding sequence GTGAAATCTAAAGACGACAGACTAGAACTGGCGGTTATAGTTTCAGTCCTATTACATGCATTGTTGATTGGATTGCTTCTACTCGGTTCATTTTTTACCAAGACCACGCTGGAAGAAGCAGCTGGCGGTAGCGGTGGTACGGGTGAAGAGTTTGAGGCGGTAATGGTTGATACTGGGCAGGTCGCTGCCGAGTACGGGCGTTTAAAATCAGACAAAAAAGGCAATGCACAGCCGAAGGTGGCGGAGCAAGAAAAACCAAAGCCTGAAGAAGTAGTAGAGGAAGAACCGACACCTCAAGAGGTTGCTGAAGAACAAGCCAAAGAACAGCAACGCGTTGCAATGATTGAAGAACAGAAAAAACAAGAAGAGCAACGCCAAAAAGCTGAGCAGCAACGTCAGCAAGAAATTGCAAAACAAGAGCAGCTTAAAAAAGAGCAAGCTGAAGAGGCAACACGCAAAAAAGCAGCAGAGGCAGCTCGTTTAAAAGCTGAAGCGGAAGCTAGAAACTTAGAAGCAGCAGCGAAAGCAGCTGAGGAAGAGAAGAAGGCAAAAGAAGCACAGAAAAAAGCGGAACAGCTGAAAAAACTTGAAGAGCAGAAACAGGCTGAAAAAGAAGCAAAATTAAAGGCTGAGAAAGAAGCGAAAGAAAAAGCTGAAAAAGAAGCGAAACTAAAAGCTGAAAAAGAAGCCAAAGCTAAAGCAGAGAAAGAAGCGAAAGAAAAAGCCGAAAAAGAAGCTAAGTTAAAAGCGGAAAAAGAAGCTAAGGCTAAAGCTGATAAAGAGGCTAAAGCGAAAGCCGCTGTGGAAGCAAAAGCCAAAGCAGATGCGGCAGCCAAGGCTGCTCAAGCCAAGAATAATAAAGCCCTTGATGATTTCTTAAGTGGTGGAGATATTGGTGGCGGTTCGAGCAAAGGCGGTAATAAAAATACTGCGGGCTCACAAGGTAATGGCAATTCGAAAGGTATTGGTGACGGAAGAGGTGTAGCGGATACCGGTTATGCTCAGCTAATTAAGAAAAAATTAGCTCGTACTTACCGAGTAGATCCAAGTTTTAGCGGGCGTGAATGCCAAGTGAAAATTTCGATTGATCCAGCAGGTAATATTACAAGCCATCAAGTATTATCCGGCCCGGATGATATTTGTCGAGCGGCAGTAGCGGCAATTACCTCGGCAAGAAATGTTCCGAGAGCACCAAATGAAGAGACTTATAAGAAATATAAATCTCCAATTATTAAATTTGGTTTAAGAGTTTTATAA
- a CDS encoding co-chaperone GroES, with protein sequence MTLRPLHDKVILKREEVETRSAGGIVLTGSAATKSTRGKVIAVGTGRLLENGSVQALAVKVGDVVIFNEGYGVKSEKIDGEEVLILSENDILAIVE encoded by the coding sequence ATGACTCTTCGTCCATTACACGATAAAGTAATTTTAAAACGTGAAGAAGTAGAAACACGTTCTGCTGGCGGTATCGTTTTAACTGGCTCTGCAGCAACAAAATCTACTCGTGGTAAAGTAATTGCAGTGGGTACAGGTCGTTTATTAGAAAATGGTTCTGTACAAGCATTAGCGGTAAAAGTTGGTGATGTAGTTATCTTCAACGAAGGTTATGGTGTGAAATCAGAAAAAATTGATGGTGAAGAAGTGTTAATTCTTTCTGAAAACGATATTTTAGCAATTGTTGAATAG
- a CDS encoding CydX/CbdX family cytochrome bd oxidase small subunit, producing MFYVTWVLGVLLAILFATVITVSIEKTGKFDE from the coding sequence ATGTTTTATGTAACTTGGGTATTAGGCGTTTTACTTGCGATTCTTTTTGCAACGGTAATTACTGTTAGCATTGAGAAAACAGGCAAATTTGACGAATAG